The Novosphingobium resinovorum nucleotide sequence TGGCCCGGGGCGTGAGGGTTGCCGATGACCTGACGGCGCAGCGCGCCTTCGCGGGTCTTGTCGCCCCAGCTCTGGGCGAAGGCGATGAAGAAGCGCTGGTCGCCGGTGTAGCCGTCGATCACCGGCAGTTCCTTGCCGCCCAGCGCTTCGCGGTAGGCATCGTAAGCGGCGGCGAGGCCGGCGACGTCGGCGCCGTTCTCACCCAGTTCCAGCTTGCCGTTGAGGCGCAGGTCGGGGAACGGCTGATAGGCGTCGTACTGCACGACCAGAGCCTGCGTCTGCGCCTCGAAGTGGGCGAGGTCTTCCTTGGTCCACCAGTCGCGCAGGATGCCGTTGCCGTCCACCGCCGCGCCGCTGGCGTCGAAGCTGTGGCTGATCTCGTGCCCGATCACCGCGCCGATTGCGCCGTAGTTGGAAGCAAGGTCGGCGGCCGGATCGAAGAACGGCTTCTGCAGGATCGCGGCGGGGAAGTTCAGCGCGTTCTGCACGGGCAGGTTCACCGCGTTGACGAGCTGCGGCGTCATCCACCACTCGCCCCGGTCCTGCGGCTTGCCTAGCTTGGAAATCTGCTGGAGCGTGTAGCCGTGGATCGCCGACATGCGGTTGGCGTAGGCCTGCCCCGGCTTGATGATGATCATGGAGGTGTCGGGCCACACGTCGGGATAGCCGACCGCGACGACCATGCCTTCCAGCTTGGCCTTGGCCTCGGTACGCGTCGCCGGGCTCATCCAGTCGAGCGCGTCGATGCGGCGGGCGAAAGCCTGCTTGATGCGGGCGGACATGTCCTCCACCTGCGCCTTGGCGGCCGGCGGGAAGTATTCGCGCACGTAGAGCTTGCCAAAGGGCATGCCGAGGTCGCTGTTGATCGAAGCCAGCGCCCGCTTTTCGCGCGTCTTCTGCTCCGGGGTGCCCGAAAGGTTGGTGTCGAAGAACGCAAAGTGCAGCGCGTCGAACTTCGTGGGCAGCACATCTGTCTGCGTATTGATGCGGTGGAAGGCCAGCCAGTCCTTCCACGCGGCCAGCGGCTCGGAAGCGACGAGGGCGGCGAGGCCGGTGATCGCGCCGGGGCTGTAGACGTCGAAGGTCTGCTGCGAGGGCATGTGCGCGGCGGTGAAGTAGGCGTCCCAGTCCATACCGGGGGCCTTCGCGGCGAACTCGGCGCGGGTCCACAGGGTGCCGCCTTGCGTGAAGTCGGCGGTTTCCGCCTTGCTCGGGTGGGCCTGCGCGATCTTGGTTTCGAGCGCGAGGATGCGCGCGGCGCGCGCCTCGGGCTGGTCGAGGCCGGACAGGCGCAGAAGGTCGGCGATATACTTGAGGTAGTCGGCCCTGATCTTGACCATGCGCGGTTCGGCCGAGACGTAGTATTCGCGGTCGGGCAGGGCGATGCCGCCCTGGAACAGGTAGGGCACGACCTCGTCGCTCTTGAGCGCCTTGGTGATGAACAGGCCGAACAGGTTCTCGGTCGACATGTCGTTGTTGTTGTTGAACAGGTCGAGGTCGGCCTCGGTCTGGTCGCCCAGCACCTTGACCAGCGCGGCCTTGTCCTTGATCGCCGCGTAGCGCGTCAGGTCGGCCTTGAGCGGGGCGATACCCAGCTTGTCGATCGTCGCGGTGTCAAGGTAGGCGCGCCAGTAGTCGCCGATCTTCGCCTCGTCGCTGCCGGGCTTCTGCCTGGCGCCGAGGATCTTCTGGATGAGTGCGATCTGCTGGCGCTCGGTCTCGTCGGCGGCGACGGTGTGGGAGCCGATGCGGCTGCGGTCGGCGGGGATTTCGGCCTTGGCCAGCCAAGCGCCGTTCGAGAAGAGGTAGAACTCGTCGCCCGGCTTCACCGAGGTATACATCGCGGTTTCGTCGATGCCTGCGGGGGCCGGATCGGTGGCGGCGATGGCGAAGGGCGCGGCGCACAGCAGCAGCGCGGCAAGAATGCGAGTCTTCATCAGGCGGTCCTTTCGCGGCGTCGGAGAGCCCCGCGCCGGTTCTGTCATGCCCGGTGGACTAGCGCCGGATCGCCCGTCCGCCTACAGAAAAATTGCGCTGCGGCGCAACAAAGAAACCGGCGGAATCTGGTCGTAGAGGCGCTCTCCTTTTGTGGGAAAGCGCCTCTACGAATGCTCAATACTTGATGTGGGCCTCCACGCCGACGACGCGCGGCGTCAGTACGGTCTGGCTGTAGTAGCGAACCGCCACCCCGTCGTTGACGCCGATGCGCGAACGGTCGTTGCCGACCGAGACCACGGCGTACTTGTCGAAGATGTTGTTCGCGAACACGCTGACCCCGAACTTGTCGGTGTCATAGGACAACGAGGCGCGGTGCAGGACGTAGCCGCTGAGCTTGTCGCCATAGGCACGGTCCCAGCCGAGACGGCTGACGATGCTGCCGCGATAGGTCGCCGTCCAGTTGGCCGACAGTTCGCCGTTGCCCATCGGCACCGTGTAAGTGGCGCCCAGGCTGCCCGAGTTCTTGGCCGAGTTCGGCAGACGGTCGCCGGACAGCGCATCGAGCTGGACGAAGCGGAAGCTGTAGTCGTTCGGCACCTCGCGGATGGTGAGGACACCGGGGATGTCTTCGGTCAGGTGGGCATCGTTGTAGGCATAATTGCCCTGGATCGTCAGTGCCGGGACGGGCTTGATCTGGAACGAGGTTTCGATGCCCTTCGACAAGGCGCGGCCGCCGTTGACGATGATGCCGGTGGCGCCGTTAACGGTTGCCGAGGCAACCTGCAGGCCGGTCCACTTGGTGCTGTAGGCGTCGATGTTGAACGTCACCTTGCGGTCGAACAACTGGGCGCGGAAACCGACCTCGATGGTCTTGGTCGAGTCCGGCCCGTACTGCAGCTCGTCGGGCAGGGCGCAGATGTTCTGGCCCGGCGGCAGCGGGTTGTCGCAAGGCGCGACCGTGTTCGGTCCGCCGATGCGATAGCCCTTGCTGTAGGTGGCATAGACCATCAGATCGCGCGTAAAGTTGTAGGAAGAGTTGAACTTCCACACCCAGCCGTCCTGACCGGCCTTTCCGCCCGAGGGAGTCTTGTCGTAAGGGCTGAGCGGTTGATTGCGCAGCAGAGGGAGGGTCTGCGCGCCCGAAATCTCCGAGCTGTATTTGAAGTAGCGTGCGCCGCCGGTAACCTGCCATTCCGGCGTGACGTGGAAGGTGCCTTCGCCGAAGATCGCCTGCTCTTTGACCGTCGACCGGGTGTAGGAGACGTATTCCAGTTCGTCCGGATTCTTCGCCAGATTTACCCAGGGGTGGCCGGGGACGTGCTCGGCGTAATCGCGCTGCAATTTCTGCTCGTTGTAGAACCCGCCGAGAACCCAGTTGAACGGGCCGCCGTGCGTGGAGACGAGGCGCACTTCCTGGTTGACCTGCTGGCGGCGGCTGTAGCTCTCGTTCCAGCTGGAGAACGCAGGGAACAGTTCGTAGTCGTAGTCGAGGTCGAGCAGCAGGTCGGTGTTGTCGGCGCGCGATTTCGACTTCACGTTGGTGTAGGCGCTCGTCCAGACGAGGTCGGCGATGTCGAAGACGTTGGCGTTGATCTCCATGCTCAGGAGGTGCGCGCGGCGGTTCATCGGCTCAGCGTAGCGCGCGGCGCTCTCGTACTTGCCCGAACCCAGGACGCCTGCGTTGTTGGCCTGCGAGCCCTCGGTCTTCGTGCGCTGGAAGGCGTAAGTGAAGATGACCTTGAAGTCGTCGTCGGTCTGGAAGAGCAGCTGGTTGCGGGTGGTGAAGGTCTTCTCGAAGTTGAGATCCTTGCCCTTGTGCAGGTTCGGGTCATAAGCCGCGCCGGTCGGGCGAGCGGTGCCGTTCGGCTGCGGATCGGATACGCCCGGCTCGTTCAGCAGGAACGGATAGTCGATGAAGCCGGGGTCGTAATAGTATCCGGTCGACGAACGGAAGGCGATGTGGTCCTTCACGATCGGGATATTGATCATCCCGTCGACCTGGTAGCCGAGCTTGGAGGCGTGCGACTTGACGTAAGTGCGGCCGTGCGCCTCGCCTTCCCATTCCTCCGTGTTCGGACGGTTGGGGATGTAGCGGATCGCGCCCGCCATGGTGCCCAGGCCATAGAGCGTGCCTTGCGGGCCGAGCAGGGTCTCGACTCGCTGGATGTCGAGCAGCTTGAAGTCGTAGTAGAGCGGAACTTCGCCGAGGTAGATGCCCATGGCGTTGTCGTAGCTGGCGCCGTCGGGCTGGGTGTCCGACGCGTTGAGGCCGCGCATGACGATCGTGCCGGTGCCGCGCGGGCCGGTGTCGGAGATGGTCAGGCCGGGGGTGAAGTCCGCCAGGCCGCGCACGTCGTTGATGCGCTGGCGGGCGATCTGGTCCGCGCCGATGGCCGAAATGTTGATCGGCGTGTCCATGATCGTGGTGGCGCGGCGGGTGCCGGTGACGATGATGGCGTCGCCTTCATCGGAAGCGGCACCGGAAGCGGCAGGCGCTTCCTGCGCCACGGCGGGCATCGCGAGCACGGTGCTCGTAATCATGGTTGCGGACAGAAGCCCTGCTCTCAATTTCGCGCGATAAGTCATGTGCTTCCCCAGTTTCGGTTGACGTGCCCCGGTCCCGGCCCGCTCCTTGGTCGCGCCCGGTGGGTGTGTATGTGAGGACCCTCATTCGTACGCCGGCCATCGCTTTGCGGATGTCGTGCCGACGCGCTTGCACTGCCCTCGGCCGTGAATGCCGCCGAGGTGTTCGCTCCCGTGATGCGTTGAATTATTACTGCGGCTCGGTCGGCCGTTTTCAGTTGGCAGGCTGTGCGGTTTCGCCGCGTCCTGCCCTGATCCGTTCGATCAGGGGCTGGAACGGGAACAGGAACTGCTCCCGGATGGACAGGCGCCTGAGATCGTCTTGCCCGACGACGCTGGCTTCACCCTCCTTGTAGGTGCCGAAGATGCGATCGAGCAGGATCAGCGAATTGCCGTAGTTGCAGCGCGTGCTCTCGT carries:
- a CDS encoding M13 family metallopeptidase, translating into MKTRILAALLLCAAPFAIAATDPAPAGIDETAMYTSVKPGDEFYLFSNGAWLAKAEIPADRSRIGSHTVAADETERQQIALIQKILGARQKPGSDEAKIGDYWRAYLDTATIDKLGIAPLKADLTRYAAIKDKAALVKVLGDQTEADLDLFNNNNDMSTENLFGLFITKALKSDEVVPYLFQGGIALPDREYYVSAEPRMVKIRADYLKYIADLLRLSGLDQPEARAARILALETKIAQAHPSKAETADFTQGGTLWTRAEFAAKAPGMDWDAYFTAAHMPSQQTFDVYSPGAITGLAALVASEPLAAWKDWLAFHRINTQTDVLPTKFDALHFAFFDTNLSGTPEQKTREKRALASINSDLGMPFGKLYVREYFPPAAKAQVEDMSARIKQAFARRIDALDWMSPATRTEAKAKLEGMVVAVGYPDVWPDTSMIIIKPGQAYANRMSAIHGYTLQQISKLGKPQDRGEWWMTPQLVNAVNLPVQNALNFPAAILQKPFFDPAADLASNYGAIGAVIGHEISHSFDASGAAVDGNGILRDWWTKEDLAHFEAQTQALVVQYDAYQPFPDLRLNGKLELGENGADVAGLAAAYDAYREALGGKELPVIDGYTGDQRFFIAFAQSWGDKTREGALRRQVIGNPHAPGQYRALTVRNIDAWYKAFDIKPGDKLYLPPEKRVKLW
- a CDS encoding TonB-dependent receptor: MITSTVLAMPAVAQEAPAASGAASDEGDAIIVTGTRRATTIMDTPINISAIGADQIARQRINDVRGLADFTPGLTISDTGPRGTGTIVMRGLNASDTQPDGASYDNAMGIYLGEVPLYYDFKLLDIQRVETLLGPQGTLYGLGTMAGAIRYIPNRPNTEEWEGEAHGRTYVKSHASKLGYQVDGMINIPIVKDHIAFRSSTGYYYDPGFIDYPFLLNEPGVSDPQPNGTARPTGAAYDPNLHKGKDLNFEKTFTTRNQLLFQTDDDFKVIFTYAFQRTKTEGSQANNAGVLGSGKYESAARYAEPMNRRAHLLSMEINANVFDIADLVWTSAYTNVKSKSRADNTDLLLDLDYDYELFPAFSSWNESYSRRQQVNQEVRLVSTHGGPFNWVLGGFYNEQKLQRDYAEHVPGHPWVNLAKNPDELEYVSYTRSTVKEQAIFGEGTFHVTPEWQVTGGARYFKYSSEISGAQTLPLLRNQPLSPYDKTPSGGKAGQDGWVWKFNSSYNFTRDLMVYATYSKGYRIGGPNTVAPCDNPLPPGQNICALPDELQYGPDSTKTIEVGFRAQLFDRKVTFNIDAYSTKWTGLQVASATVNGATGIIVNGGRALSKGIETSFQIKPVPALTIQGNYAYNDAHLTEDIPGVLTIREVPNDYSFRFVQLDALSGDRLPNSAKNSGSLGATYTVPMGNGELSANWTATYRGSIVSRLGWDRAYGDKLSGYVLHRASLSYDTDKFGVSVFANNIFDKYAVVSVGNDRSRIGVNDGVAVRYYSQTVLTPRVVGVEAHIKY